In Hemiscyllium ocellatum isolate sHemOce1 chromosome 2, sHemOce1.pat.X.cur, whole genome shotgun sequence, the genomic stretch taagtcacctctcaaccttcttttgaatgaaaatagcctcaagtacCTCAGcgtttcctcacaagaccttcccaacatcccagtaaatctcctctgaaccatttccaaagcttccacatccttcctacaatgcacTGACTGGAACTGTAtgcaatgctccaagtgcagcagcaccagagttttgtacagctgcaacgtgacttcATGGCTCCGTAACTCAATCCcgctaccaataaaagctaacacactacatgccttcttaacaatactATCAACTtgagtggaaactttcagggatctattacatggacacagagatctctctgctcatctacactaccaagaatcttaccattagcccagtactctttttattcctgttgctccttccaaaatgaattacctcacactttttggcattaaactccatttgccacatctcagcccagctctgcagcttacctatgtccctctgtaacctgcaacatccttcggcactatccacaactctactgaccgcAGATTTATtaaccatccttctacgccctcatctaggtgatctccagcatctgcagacctcactttctccattataaaaatgataaaccacattggccccaaaacagatccttgtggtacagcactagtaactgaactccaggttgaacatttcccatcaaccatcaccctttgtcgtttttcagctagccaatttctgatcgaaACTGCTAAATCAGCCTCCatcccatgcctctatattttgtgcagtagcataccatgaggaaccttttcgaatgccttattgaaatccatatataccatatcaaccttctcaaagaactcagtaaggtttgtgaggcacgatctaccattcacaaaactgtgttgactatccctaatcaaattattcctttctaagttattataaatcctatctcttataacctttcccaatactttacccacagccaaagtaaggcttactggtctataattaccagggttgtctctactccccttcttgagctagggggcaacatttgctatcctccagccttctggcactattcctgtagacaatgatgacttaaagataaaagccaaaggctctgcaatctcctccctggcttcccagagaatcctaggataaatcccatccggcccagggaatTTGTCTACTTTCACGttttccagaattgctcacaTCTCCACCTTGTGAACGTCGGTCCAGTCTAAtctggtagcctgtatctccttattttcctcgacaacattgtctttttccagtgtgaatactgacgaaaaatattcatttcacgTTCCACTTACCTCCTCTGAATCCATGCACAATGTCCCACTAtggtccttgattggccctaatcttgctcttgtcattcttttatttctgatataccgAGAGaaactttagggttttccttgatcctatctgccaatgacttctcatgtcccttgcAGGCTGTTCTTAGCTCtggtccttgactaacaatgccacaccgccCCGtctttttaccatcttctctgttcctactgaaacatctaaatcccagaacctgcaacaaccgtTCCTGTCCCGGCtctatgtctccgaaatggccacaacattgaagttccaaataccaactcatgctgcaagttcTCCCACcctattctggatgctcctggcattgaattagacacacttcaaaccatctTCCTCCTTGCCGGTACACTCTTAcgaccttgaaacctcatttctgacctcgcTACTTTCAACTTCCTGGACACTGCAACTACAACTtaggttcccatcctcctgctgaattagtttaaaccctcctgaagaacattagcaaatttctCACCCAGGATATAAGTACCCCTCTGATTCAGGTGTAGACCTCCTgttgtagaggtcccaccaaccccagaatgagccccaattatccaagtctCCAAaagcctccctcctgcaccatccctgtagccatgtgttcaattcctctctctttcagagataacaactctgttctagctccctgaatttctgccttaaatctccatcctttttcctacctatgtcattagtgcctatgtggaccacaacttggggctgctcccccttcccctcaaGGATCCTGCAAACACGATCTGacacatcatgaaccctggcacctgggaagcaacacaccaaccatgagtctctatCGTTCCCACAGAACTCTGGCGGCACGGcgactcagtggtcagcacaggggacctgggttcaattccagcctcgggtaactgtctgtgtggagtttgcacattctccctctgtctgcgtgggtttcctcccacagtccaaagatgtgcagatcaggtgcattggccatgctaaattgcccatattgttaggtgcattagtcagagggaaatgggtctgggtgggttactcttcggagggtcggtgtggacttgttgggccgaagggcttgtttacacactgtagggaatctaatctaaacttcctatgaaaagtgtacaatggtGCTACACACAGTGCCATCTTGGGTAGGaaatacctaggtacaaaatcttcaTTACAGAAGtacaagaataaagaaataagtttaaAAGTGTTCAGCAGCATAGTCAAATtctaaaaatggaaaataaatagttaaaaatgttacatttctTAAGTCATGGGCCTGTAGATGCTACAAGCTGGTCTTTCCCCACAAGGCttcactctcccctgcactgggcatTCTTTCCCATTCTGGGCTCAGACATACCTATGTTCACTCACTGCTGCCACCAGCCTTCGTGACTAACTGCCACCATCCGAATCCATGCTTGGCCGCAGCCATTGCCACCCTCCATTGCTGTGTCAACCACCTTGCTGCAGAGTCCTGTTCCTGCAGTTGAAACCACAATGCTACCAACCATCAAATGTCCCTCAGCCGCCCACAATTAGTGGCTATATGGCTGAGCTCCAAAGAACCAAAAGAAAGAAAGACAATGAAAGAAACGTGGTTGGAGGAAACAAGCTCTGCTGATGGGACCTACTTTGCCACCAGCTTGGAATTGATATCCTCTTGTAAACTAAGGCTCTCTTCCTCACAATTTTATCTCTatcatttttaaatgtatttatctCTGTCACCAACACCATTCCACCACCACCAATTGATATTTGCCTATCTTATTGTGCCCTTCTGTAACTAAGTGTGTACTATCACAGTCCTATCCTGTACGTGGTGGGAAGGCATGGGGAAAATAATGAATGACTCACCGCTGATTCCCAGCCTCTGGCTTTGTATTTTTAGTTAAGTTTCTGGACAGTGGGAGATTTTTCCCTGATATTCAGTCACCTTAAATGTTAAAGGGAGGTGGTTAGACATTGTATTTATTTTGGAGTTGGCTGTTGTCTGGCACTTCGGTAAAACcaaagactgcaaatgctggaaaccagagtctagattagagtggtgctggaaaagcacaggtcaggcagcatcggagaagcagggaaatcgacgtttcgggcaaaagcccttcatcaagaatattcCTGatcatctattcctgatgaagggcttttgcctaaaacgttgattttcctgctccttggatgctgcctgacctgctgtacttttccagcaccactctaatctagactgttgTCTGGCACTTGTTTAGCACAAATATTACTTAACATCCATCTGATTATTGTCTCAGTTCTGCTGTCTAAACATGGGCTTCTTAATTATGTGAAGgccaaaatgaaataaaaatgctgTATCCTTTCATAGTATGGTTTCAACAAAGGTTTTTAATTTCTGTATTCACTCCCTAGTGCAAGAAGCTCTGAAATCAATGAAACATCAGGCACTTTCAAGTTCAACACAGGGAATGCAACCAACAGCATCAAGCTCAGTTTCTGTTCCTCATAGCCAACTGTCTGGTCCACGTGACACTGTTGAAATAGTAAGATCTCTACCACAGAAATACAGAAGGCAACCTGTGCCTGTAGAAGAAATGGAGTACATTCAGGTGAGTCAATACTGTCTTTATGAAATCTTTCTTGTGCAAGGTTCACTTTCAGGAGTTCAGTTCAAAACCTAGAAAATGTAGCTATGCTTGAGGAAGTGGGGGTGACGCTAGAGGTAATCTGAGTGCAAAAAATGAATCAAACCACACCTAATACTAAGCCTTAAGCCTGACCTCCAGTGGATCAATAACGCAGTATGCTACTCATTAAtgtgcacttggaatattgtttaaGGAAACCCTAACAAAAACTGCAGTCAATGgaaatgccagaggaaggggtTAGTAACGGTCGATGAAAGACTCTCACCACAGTTTGGAATCATCCAAAGCACAGAGGAAAAGGATTGATTTTCAGCAACAGCAATCGTCACAGTCCCAGTTTCTCACTGTAGCAGTACGTCGAGGTAGTGTCCTAAGCCCAGccactttcagctgcttcatcaatgaccttccctccatatgagGGTCAGAAGTGTGGGTATGCATTCATCAGAACAATGGTTAGATTAAGTTACccacgctgaaaatgtgttgctggaaaagcgcagcaggtcaggcagcatccaaggagcaggagaatcgacgtttcgggcatgagcccttcttcaggaatgcttcttcaggaagggctcatgcccgaaatgtcgattctcctgctccttggatgctgcctgacctgctgcgctcttccagcaacacattttcagctctgatctccagcatctgcagtcctcattttctccttaagTTACccacggtatggaaacaggcccttctacccaaccagtccacactgacccttccaaagagtaacccacccaggttcattcccctctgactaatgcacctaaccctatgggcaatttagcattctAATCTAATTCACCTAGCTTGCACGCCATTtggggtgatttagcatggccaacctgcaagtctttggactgtggaaggaaactggagcacccagtgaaAACTTGCACagtcatggagagaatgtgcaatctccccTCACAGtcatccaagactggaatcgaacctgtgttcCTTATggtgtgctaaccactaagctacaTGCTACACAAGTGTCAGGTAATGGCCATTTGAAGAGAAGAATCTAGCCATCTCCCTTTTGATGTTGagtgacattaccattgctgaatcaccTGCTATCAGCATCTTGGGGCATCCCGTTCACCAGAAACTAAGCTTAACTAGCATTTTAATTAAATGTGACAAGAATAGATCAGAGGTAATGAAATCTGCTGCATGTAACTCCCtatctgactctccaaagcctatccaccaaaTCAAGGCACAAGTTaacaatgtgatggaatactctccagttgcctggatgagtacagctcctccaACACTCAAGGCGGCTGacgcatccaggacaaagcagcttccCTTCATCACTGCAGAGTGACAgcaatgtataccatctacaagatgtactccCACAACTCACCCATGCACCTCTGAGAGTGTCTTCCAAACTTGCAACCTCTACCACTCAAAAGGAAAGGGGCAGCAGATATTGGGAACATCGTGACCTCTATGTTCACCTCTAAGCCACTGATTACCCTGACTTGGAACGATATCACAATGTACTCATTGTCTCAGActccaaatcctggaactccctttttAACAGCAGAGTGTGTGTATCTACACTGAGGACAGTATTATTTCAGTTAGATGTCTCTTAGCACTGCCTTCAGGACAGTTAGAAATAGACATTGAATTCTAGCTTGAGCAACAATATCCACGTTCCATTCCTGATGCAAATCAATaatgttaaaattgttttctaTGTCAAGAAAACTCTTAATTATATGCCTTGCAGGAATAAAATTCCAAAAATCACTGAATTCAGCCTTGCTaacttttttgtttcatttttatctGTCTATTTAACATGTTTTAACAGTGCAGTTTGATTAAAGGGTAAAGTTACCATAGTCTTAGCAGATCATAGAGCTGCCCCCTCATGAGAAAcaatggtggtggtttaacctgatgaTCACGAGacctcagatgaggggagaggttgagatggTGAGTCTGTCATGGTAACCTctgccagtgtgggaattgaacattcacttttggcatcactctgcataaGAAACTGGCCTTCTAGCCAACTGAGGTCATCCACCTACAACTTTACCTTGCACTTGGAATATGAAAGCAAATGAATAATCCTTATGTCATTCTCTtagtaacctttaaaaaatgcACATTACTATGAATATTATGCATTTTTTCAATACTTCCGCACATAGCTTGATATATTGGTaggcattttaaaagaaaaagttcCTTGCATGGAATGAATGAGTAATGCCCCTGCTGTCTTTTCCTTGGATTCTTAAAGGACATGGATACAatccatgctgaaaatgtgttgctggaaaagcgcagcaggtcaggcagcatccaaggagcaggagattcggtgtttcgggcataagcccttcttcaggaaatggcttatgcccaaaacgtcgaatctcctgctccttggatgctgcctgacctgctgcgcttttccagccacacattttcagctctgatctccagcatctgcagacctcactttctcctccatggaTACAATCCATCCCTACCAAGAACTTAACGTGAAGTTTGTTCAGTGTTTCTTAAAATTTGAACTGAATTTCTTCCTATCTCATACTTGTCTCCCTGTTTTATTTCACTAGTGAATAGTTGagcaaaatatttaatatttctaCCATTCCTGTATTAAGTTGTGTTATATTTGTACTATAATATTAGTATTATCTCCAATTATGTCATCACTACCTTTTTACATTGTGCCTGTACATTATTTTCTGTTTTGCTCCTATGTTCCTTAATTTATTTTCATAATTCtgttttgccttcctaattgttttTCTTAGTCTTTTAATTCACTTTCATACTCCACTCCTCTGCAGTATATGTATGTAATCTATATTTTCCTGAACCTTAATTGTTCCTTTATATCTCTATTCATTGTTTTGACGTTTGAgtaattagaattttttttagtgCAATACATTTTTCCTGCAATCTCATTAGTGAATTTTAGTGAAATAATGAAAAACTTAATAAACTTAGTCTCCATAGTCCTCCAGACcaaaggctgctctctcattcgaGAGATGACTTGTGGTCATTTAAtgtgagggtcaccatgccttggGCGAGATTAGAAAGGTAGGACCATCAAGGTAACCTCAGTGGTGTTGCTATTACTGTATTGCAAACCAGGCATCCAGCCAATTGAACTAACCGACCCAATAATTATTATAGCTATGAAGGAGGCAATTTGGCCCACTTTAACTGTAATTGGCTATTTGTTTATTTGCATATTTTATTGTGTCCTGAATATTTTGCTATAGTATGTTGGAGATCAAActaacaattttttttgtcttgcagCGTGGAGGACCGGAGTAATACCACCTACTTATTTCTGTCATCCATCAATGGCTACCCTTATTTGCTGTCAGATTTCCAAGCTGTGGATGTAATTGTAATCCATTGAATACACTTTATATTGCTGCTGCACTGATTACACGTCCTCTGGCTAAATGGATGTATGTGCCATAGCATTCAATAAACATTGTAATACTGTTATCTTGCAGAAAAGCAGAAATCTCCTGGTTTGTTTCCCAAAACAATATTcataggaaaaaaaatcaaacagctttttgtattttattttcatATGGTCCTGGTAAAATTCATAAATATTACATTGTCTTGCAGAATTATGAGACAATTTCATTTATAAAGACACTTCAATTGATCATTTTCAGTACGTTGAATGCAACTGATATTCAAGTACCCTTTTTAATTGCAATAGATGAACTATCAGCCACAAAGATACATGGTACTATTCTAATTTTCATACTTTCTAATGGCATTTCATATAGTTGTTTATAAAATGAAAAAATACAATTTGTGGTTTCCATAATCTATCACTGCTTCAAATAAAGTGATTGAATCCATTAACTTGAGCCTATCAAATTATCTGACTCTTGGCATATTGTCAATACTCTTTTAAATATAAAGGACATTGAAAGATTGAAGTCCTTTGGTCTGCTTTTGTAAATAAATATGGTATTCATCATTGTTTCCAAAACAACAGTTGCTAAAGATAAGCTTAAACCAATTGTCGAAATAGGCATTGTGAATTATACAGTCTAATAGAATTACAAAAACATTCAATTGTAAACAGTTTTGTTTTTAGTTTTGCAGCACTACATTTGCCACAATAATTTGTACATATGATGTGACAAATGTAGGAAACTTGAAAATTGTATATAAGACTTATTAACTAAATGATACTCTATGACCTGCATGTAAAATTGTTAAAACATCAAATCAGCTGAGTGGAGGGATTTCAATGCATGGGGAAGAGAAATAGTATTGTACAGAAATATATGAATGTGAACTGTAATCCCATTATTACTATCATATGCCTTGTTCAAAATTGAATAAACAATTAAGCAATTTGAGCATGGTTAAAACTTGCCTTAAATTGCATGTCTTGAGCTGTACTCAGTTTGTGATTTCATTTCTTATCGTTAGCTTTCATTGAATTTAGAATTACTTATAACATCACTTCGCAATGAAAATTTGCttgagttaagaccataagagaaACAGGAGTCGACCACACATGAATACTCTACCATTCAACCTGAGcaaagctgatctgattgtggtcctAACTCTATTTCTTTGCTGACCTCCTTTACTTTAACTATTAAATTTAAAACACGCTGTTTCCATCTACTGATAACATTTCTGCCTTTATTGATCTGGGcagttgaattttttttcaaaagtactAATTGAATCAAGCCACATTCCTATTATATCCAACAACTGATTCGGTCAGATATTCAAGCACAGGCTACTTCCCACTCAGCCATATGAATGCAGAGAAGTGAATTGATGTAATGAAACAGGAAGAATGATAACATTGTCAAGATTATGGATGAGCCAGAGGTCTTGTAATTCATTGAGATATTGTTCATATTGTGTTACAGACACAAATTATGCCTTAAGTTATCTAGTATGAGCTACCGATGTATGCAGTTTTGTAGTGGTAGATTTATTTTGTCTTTCACAAATAAAATACTCAGCTGACTATAAAAGTAGCTGTAAGAACCAAGTGGACGTATTGCATTTAATCAGTTCACATGCATCGTGTTGCTTGGTAATGTATAAGCAAGTATTCAACTAGTAAAGCTAAAATTGAGTTCAGCATAGAAGGCAAGTTGAGGGTAATGTAAAAGGAGCGGTCTGAGGAATGTTGTTTACtaaagcattttttaaagaaaaaaattggcTTTTTCCAACATTGATGGGCTGGCTGCATGCAGCTCTGCTGTATAGATAGTTTGGTCCTTGCTTTCTTCTAAATTGTCTGATTTTGCATTCAGTAGTCATAGGTGTACTATGGGAAAAATGAGGCTGATGTCTTTATTTGGAAATAATACAATACACAGTTAAAAGTAACTAGTTGACTATAACACACACCTTAATCAGAGTCCTACTGCTCATAGACTGAGTACATGGGATTATTGTATCATCTCCTATACAGGTGATTGTGATTGACATTTGAGGCTAAGCTCACTTAAAGGTAAATGCACAAAACAATCGGAACCATGCACGATTGAGTAAATCTTTGTGACTTCATTTGGTTTCTAATCTTGTAACGCTTGATCAAAAATAGCTTATCGGTGTTTTTGAAAATTATAAAATAGGAGGGCCCTAAAGATTTTGCATAAATATAAGTATAGGATGGCAAGCCTATTTGACAGATCTTGTCTAACTTTCCCAAAAAAAGTacatgttgttgtggttgtgttcgccgagctggaagtttttgctgcaaacgtttcgttccctggctagggaacatcatcagtgctgttggagcctcgtgtgaagcgcttcacacgaggctccaacagcactgatgatgttccctagccagggaacgaaacgtttgcagcaaaaacttccagctcagcgaacacaaccacaacaacggatacccgagctgcaaatcttcaatCAAACTTTAAAGTACATGTTTTCGCCCACCggcattgaatccaactttatcTCTAATATGAGTTTTTAACAACCCTAAATAAAGAACTATCCAGGTATCTTTATGAATGCTCATCAGCATCCTTATCAGTAGCCTGTCTAGCTGACACTGTTTACTGACATTGTTGGCAGTGATTTGTTCAAAAATGATATTCCTGGTGATATTCTGCATCACTATTTCAAGGTGCTTACAGACTCAGTCATGATTCTGATATTTCTATGTTTCTTTCAACTTTGTATTGGTTGTAATTATAGTGGTATTAATCATGGACAAAGGTGCACTTGATTCCCTCCAGATTCTCTGCAAACTAATTCAGATAAA encodes the following:
- the kgd4 gene encoding 28S ribosomal protein S36, mitochondrial gives rise to the protein MGNAGNKMAASSRVVQIVKAHQRLIKFPDRTGTPRPNVQEALKSMKHQALSSSTQGMQPTASSSVSVPHSQLSGPRDTVEIVRSLPQKYRRQPVPVEEMEYIQRGGPE